The DNA region AAAGAAACCACTCATTTTGTTCAGTTCAATGGGGCAGATAGAGGAGGCAAGGGAGGAGGGAACCAGAAGAAGGAAGGACAATAAAACCTTCTGTTTCTCCGACACATCAATGTGATCAAATTTCGGGTCATTTGTCATGGCCGCTTCTCTGTAGCTGTTAATACAGTAAGCGAGCTGGCTGATCACCGTTCCCCTCTCCATATGTTCCTTGTATCGCTCTTCAATTGGATCACCTTCCTGTGGTTCCCAcaattaatttgtatttgAGACAGAGAACACATATTGGAAATAGGAAACAGACGGGGAGATTCATTACCTTCTTAAGCTCCTCCAACTTCGCAATGTAGACACCCTTTGTTTCGTCTTCGCCATCTTCATACAGCCAGTCTTCCACTTCCTGTAACGTACTGATGAACTGATCCTTCTCCGACTCGGTCACAAATTCCTGATACTTGTCAGACAACTGAGAGAACACAAGAAAGGGTTAGGTCACACATTAATTAAAAGTTACTAAAAAGACAATTATTGGAGTTGGACCGGCCTCCCCACCTTGTTCCTCATATCATACACATAGGCTTCTACAGCATTCTTCTTGTCTTTGGTTTCTTCCATGATGCGATCCTGCAAAGCCATTTCAAACTCCTTCTCCACTGCTTTCTGCAAGTCTGCTTGAGACAACCCACCATTAACGGTCTCCACCACAGGAATATTTGTTTTCTTCACTTTCTTCTTCAGAGCCTCAGTCTACAGAATAATAACAAAACCATAACCTCATTATTAAATTTCATCAACGAATCTTAGAAAAGACAACAGAGGTTTGCAGTTAAGGgcaaaacaaaatgaatgaCTAACACATCACTTCACCTCCAAGATCCTCCAGATAGTTTAATCCACTGACATTGTTCTAATTTCATTTAGTTGCCAAGAAAACTAGTCAATCCAGAAATTTTTCAAGTAAACCTGGGAATATTTTGCAGCACTAACCTTGTTATCTGTCTCCATCTGCACAGGCTTGTCAGTAGATTCAGGAACGCCATTCTCAACACCAGTGGCATCACCCTCAGCTGTTCCTTTAGCATCTTGCATGTTAACATCAGCTTCACCTGAAGTAGGGGGCACGGAACCTGGCTGTTCATCAGTGTCCATCTTGTTGACTTCTTTTGCAGGGTCACTTGTAACTGGTACCTCAACCTCCTCTTCTTCCAACAGCTACAGCATCAACCAAATTATTATTAGCTAAATGCCTATACTGAAAGCAACGATGTTATTGCCGGGGCTGTCTTTTACTTACAGTTGCAGATTCAATAGACACAATCCCATGCAAATTCAACCGGGCTTTCACCTTCACCTTAGCACGTTCACCTTTGGTACACTGGAAAGGACCAATCTGCAGGGAGATGCAACATATTATGAGCTAAAATACTAGAGAAGGTAGTCCCATCCTTGAGTGAGGTACAATATATCAGCGGGCAGCTGTATTTACCATTGCCGTACTGATCTTTGCTGCACCCTGGAACTCACTGTCATCTGTATACTGGACATCAACAGTGAATGTTCCTGATCGAAAAAATGTCAAAGCTTTCACACTGGGTATTGAATTTCCCTTGGGGAATACAACAGTACTTTGTTGGTTTTCTGCTGCTCCATTCTGAACTTCTGAAGAGGCACCTTTCCACGACAAGGATatagaaaatggaaaactcTCGTGAACCTGCAGAAGTAAAGTCGATCTCAAACTCTCAAGTCCAGAAAATGTTTCATGGCATTACCCACCCTAAAATGACCCAGAATAACTTCATAATCGAATAGATTCAACAACAGTGAGAAttaacaaaaagaagaaaggcgAGGCTAGATATAGAACAACAAAATACAAGCTCTCTTCACAAAAGACATGGATAGAACAAAATCCAAAATAAAACAACCCAATTCACAAAATGATGCGACCACACAGCACAAAATCATAAGCACAGCAATGCCAATTGCTCAGGGGGCATAGGGACAGTAAAAGATGCAGAAAGATAGCAACCATGCAGTGCAGTCATCAAAATTTACCTGAAACTCTCTAACTTTGAAAGTGGGACTTAGAATGGCACACTGGAGAGCACACCCTTTAGCCACGCATTCAGTAGCATTCATTGTCCTCCTGAGTTCCTTTCCGAAAAACTCTGTCATAATCTTCACGACAGCTGGAATGCGAGAAGCTCCACCAACAACCTCAACCATATGAACATTCTCAACTGCAAGTCCCGCATCTGCAAGGGCCTTTGCCAATGGTACTTTGACACGTTCCAAGATTGGAGCACTAATTTGTTCAAACTCCTCCCTTTTGATAAAGCCCCTAACATCCTTTTCTTCCATCAAGCATTCTATATTAAGGGGCGCCTCAGGATTGGCACTGAGAACCTTTTTCAGTTTCTCACATGCTGCTCGGAGCCTCAGGCATGCTCTAGCATTCTGGTATACATCGATCTTGTATTCCTCCTTAAATTTTGCGGCAAAATGCCGGAAAAGAACCTCATCAAAATCTCTACCACCAAGATTCCGGTCATAGGAATGCCCCAATATTTTCAATTGCCCCTTTTTGAAGCCAGCAATGCAAACTTGCATACTCGAGTGACCAAGGTCAACAAATGCAACATTAAGCTGGTCATTCTCAGGCAAGTCCGTCTTGTATATACCATAAGCCAGGGCAGTTGCCGTAGTTTCATGAAGCAGACGGAGAGGATGCAACCCGGCGATCATGGCAGCATCGAGGACAGCTCTTCTCTGGATATCTGTGAAATATACAGGAATCCCAATGCAACAATCTACTACTGCTGCATTGAGATTTTTCTCAGCTATGCCTTTGAGATCAGAGAACAGCATGCCCAGAACTTGGATCGGTGTAAATGTCCTCAATTCACCCAAATACCTAGCATGGATCAATGGGAATCCATCTGGCCCTTCTGTAACAGCGAAAGGCAATGACTTAAGATCACTCTGAAGTTCAGGATCCGAGAACTTACGGCCGATCAACCGCTTAATCTGAGAAATGGCATTTTTGGGGTTCATCATTGTAGAGGCAGCTCCAGCAGTGCCAATGAACCGTTGCTTCTCGCCGAAGCAGACAATTGCAGGAGTTTCACGCTTGGATTCATCGTTAAGCACAACGTCTATTCCCCTCTGCCTCGCGACAGCAACAATGCAACTCTCGTTTCCAAAATCAAAGCCGACAACGCTCATCTTTGCCAATCACAACCACCTGTACAGCAGCAGCATCAAGAAAGGCAAACATCAGAGCAAGCGGCATCAATATCATACACATAATGACAGGCAACTGCTGACAGCACAGGCAAGGAACGATAGGGAAACCATCATTCAAACGATAAGTTCTAAAGGCAGCAATAACAAAAAGGAGTTACGAGCTACAGCGAGAATTTAACACCAAAACTCCGACATCCAAACAACCATGGCACTCAGCCACCATCCTATACCACTGAACTGAGTACATCTGCCACCACAATAACACTCATTTGACGAAATTTGCAGTCTTCACACGTCCAAGCTGTAGGCAAAGCAGCAAAAGCGACAAAATACGAAACAACGAAGCTGAAGTCCATGCCAATGCAGCAAAGCTAGTGGGATTCGAAAGCCGGCAACTTTTTCGCAGGAAAAACAGAAGCCTAAACCCGGAAGTACAAACAGCCGTTAATAGAATCAACCCAAGATACACCGGTACGTACGGACCACGGCATCACCCCAGAATCAACCATTCAAACAATCAAAACAGGACAGAATCCAGGAACTTCCTCGGGCCGATCAAAAACGAAGACATGCAAGCAAGCGGCTAGATCTAAAAGGTCCACCGATCTCACCTTTAACAGGACAGATCGGGAGCGGCGCCGAGCTTCAGCGGAGTCCCACGGAGCAGCGAGCGCTGCAGAGAGAGACGGAGACGAGAGATAGAGCGAGAGAGGGAGGGTGCCTGTGTGGAATAATCGAGAGGTTGTTAGAGCTGAGAGTCCATGGTTTTTAAATGGGGCTCTTGGCGACGGAGAGCCTCAGGAgagagaaacagagagaggAAGGGTGGGTTGagttgagagagagaagttCTGAATGGTCCTCGAGAGATCTGGAGAGAACCCTAATTGcttctagaaagatcttcgtCTTCTTTGTTCTTTATTGTTTCTTCTCTTTCCAAAAAGGCAGGCAGGCGGGCTGGCTGGGTGCCTACGGCGTTAAACGTAGAAAAAGAAGACCCGACTTTGATGACAAAGGATTGGATCTTGAGGGTTGGGCTTCGTGGGCCTGATGGCCCAGTCTTTACAGACGACGGCATGTTGGGTTGGGCCTAAACCTGCTACGTTCTGGCCCATATTACATTTCATTTCTCCTCAAGGGGGAATATCATCAGACAACCACCTATCTACATGTgcagataaataaatatacataaaattgTAAACCGCATAATAAATATGGTCagaattgtaattttttaaatagtaTAATAATGCTATGAAGGTAAATCTATTGACTTCTTTCACAATAAATGCTTTCtcattaacaaaataataCTATTGAAATAAATCATGTAAGAGATTAACGACATGatttatgctgcgtttggtttgtaagtaatattttaaaattatattttgattttgaaaaagagtggtataaatgatacccaccctttgactttgtatgagatattttgttttgttgtgaaaaaaagaagaggtataaatgggactcactatttaactttgtatgaattattttattttgttgttggCAGAATTAAGtaaaagtaagattttaaaatcttatttaaaatccaaacaagccattaaaATGTATCCAATTCATTGGAATACAAATAAAAGATTGCAAAAGATTAACGAGATGATttcaaataattcatatatcttAAATCATTTCTTAGTATAATAGATCAACATATTgcaacataaaaaataaaaattcaatatttgaaataaggttgacataaaatttcatatttcaaaatgTGTAATCAAGTTCGTGTAAGTATGAAATAAACTTTGCGATTCTAGCAACCTTAACAGCATTTTTCGTCTCTCTTGTGAAATGCTtgatatcactttttttcgaCAACTAGATTTGAGTTTCGTTTTTTTCACCAAGTTGTGGAGGAGATATGTGgtaatttttcaattcaaattcaaatacGAGAGAAAACTCAAACATCACGTATGGAATCTTCTCAATGAAGACCATGTCCACGCTTTACTATTTAAATACTGCATTATATCCATAGCTTGCTTTATTATCGTCGTTCCCTAATGCTGACGTGCTATTGACTTTGTGCTATATAGGTTTAGAGACACAAACTTGATATTGGGATGTGAGTTTTTGCAATCATAACTAGTTGAACAACGCAATGATTTAGCTTAATAAGATTCTCGAAGCAAATATAATAAGCTTTGCGATTCTAGCAATTCGTCTATCTTCTTCTCTTCAAGGTGATACAATCATTGGACAAACATGTCAGGAGATTGTAGGTGGCTAATATTGTTCAATACTTGTCAATGGCAATTTTATCTTTTGAACTTGGAGTTATCGATTTATCTCACTTAATATAACATTGATACGTGCACATGcgcctaatttttttttctttttttataaggGGGCCAAGACCATATGTAAAAggccaaaaaagaaactaaGAAGAACAAAGATGGGGTACGGAAACTTCAACAATATCTCCGAACAACAACGTTTCTAAAGAAGACAGAGGATGTTGGAAAACATGTAGTCCAATCAACCATTGAAGAGCCAAATTAACTAGCCAATCCGCACGAACATTTCCTCCCAGTAGGTATACCTAATTTGTGATTGGCGGTATTTGTCTATTGAATTtctaaagaaagaaaagatctCATGTGGGACTTGCCTCTTGTTCTTCCTATGAATTTCATCTTTAAACGGATCAAATTCGTAATTTTGCTTTGCCACTTTTTATGATTTGActacattttaacaatttttgatagaaaaaaaaagtcagaCTAGATGTTTTGGCCATTATTGAATTGGTTTACTAAATCCTAGATGAAAGTTTATGCACgtcaaaaaagaaactaaGGGATGATACTTATTTCCTACAGCAATTTTTCAACATTTACTGGTTGCTAATGGAGGTGTACATTGGCCGGTTAGATTTTTAAGGCAACTgtattttttgaattgaatCGTACATGTT from Punica granatum isolate Tunisia-2019 chromosome 3, ASM765513v2, whole genome shotgun sequence includes:
- the LOC116201171 gene encoding heat shock 70 kDa protein 15-like, which translates into the protein MSVVGFDFGNESCIVAVARQRGIDVVLNDESKRETPAIVCFGEKQRFIGTAGAASTMMNPKNAISQIKRLIGRKFSDPELQSDLKSLPFAVTEGPDGFPLIHARYLGELRTFTPIQVLGMLFSDLKGIAEKNLNAAVVDCCIGIPVYFTDIQRRAVLDAAMIAGLHPLRLLHETTATALAYGIYKTDLPENDQLNVAFVDLGHSSMQVCIAGFKKGQLKILGHSYDRNLGGRDFDEVLFRHFAAKFKEEYKIDVYQNARACLRLRAACEKLKKVLSANPEAPLNIECLMEEKDVRGFIKREEFEQISAPILERVKVPLAKALADAGLAVENVHMVEVVGGASRIPAVVKIMTEFFGKELRRTMNATECVAKGCALQCAILSPTFKVREFQVHESFPFSISLSWKGASSEVQNGAAENQQSTVVFPKGNSIPSVKALTFFRSGTFTVDVQYTDDSEFQGAAKISTAMIGPFQCTKGERAKVKVKARLNLHGIVSIESATLLEEEEVEVPVTSDPAKEVNKMDTDEQPGSVPPTSGEADVNMQDAKGTAEGDATGVENGVPESTDKPVQMETDNKTEALKKKVKKTNIPVVETVNGGLSQADLQKAVEKEFEMALQDRIMEETKDKKNAVEAYVYDMRNKLSDKYQEFVTESEKDQFISTLQEVEDWLYEDGEDETKGVYIAKLEELKKEGDPIEERYKEHMERGTVISQLAYCINSYREAAMTNDPKFDHIDVSEKQKVLNECVETEAWLREKQQQQDSLPKHVTPVLLSADIRKKAEALDRVCRPIMTKPKPAKPASPEVPPSPPPQTSEQQPQGGSEDKEAAPGDSEVPPPPAEPMETDKSDAPPAAS